From the genome of Malus domestica chromosome 04, GDT2T_hap1, one region includes:
- the LOC139194957 gene encoding uncharacterized protein, whose translation MISFPNNPKDEKHVELVAAWEMNNSKIITWINNSVDLAIEMQLAKFSTYKEVWDHLAKLYTKANFAKRYQLEMEIRTIQQGDKSIQVFYNELTNFWDQLALTEPEELGIVKLYCKYREEQRLVQFLMPLRDEFETLCSSILHRTPLPSVDSILNELQAEEVRVQSHRLSSSSSNTSAFAAARSRKVAMDECSYCKGKGHWKSQCPKLSQQHDLPQKGGAAAVLHIETDSKSESRKDDWTW comes from the coding sequence ATGATTTCTTTTCCAAATAACCCTAAAGATGAGAAACATGTTGAATTGGTTGCTGCATGGGAGATGAATAATTCAAAGATTATTACTTGGATTAATAATTCTGTTGATTTGGCTATTGAAATGCAACTGGCTAAGTTCTCAACGTATAAGGAAGTTTGGGATCACTTGGCAAAGTTGTATACCAAGGCCAATTTTGCTAAGAGGTATCAATTGGAAATGGAGATTCGTACAATCCAGCAAGGTGATAAGAGTATTCAAGTGTTTTACAATGAACTGACCAATTTTTGGGATCAACTTGCATTAACTGAGCCTGAAGAACTCGGCATTGTCAAGCTCTATTGTAAATATAGAGAAGAACAACGTCTTGTTCAATTTCTAATGCCTCTTCGGGATGAGTTCGAGACACTCTGTAGCTCCATCCTTCATCGAACTCCTCTTCCATCTGTTGATTCTATTCTTAATGAGTTACAAGCAGAAGAAGTTCGTGTGCAGTCGCATAGGCTCTCTTCATCGTCGTCAAATACTTCAGCATTTGCTGCAGCAAGGTCTCGTAAGGTTGCTATGGATGAGTGTTCTTATTGTAAAGGGAAAGGTCATTGGAAATCCCAATGTCCTAAGTTGTCTCAGCAACATGATCTTCCACAAAAAGGAGGAGCAGCTGCTGTTTTGCATATTGAAACTGATTCAAAATCTGAATCTAGGAAGGATGATTGGACATGGTAG